From the Deinococcus radiophilus genome, one window contains:
- a CDS encoding Hsp20/alpha crystallin family protein, which produces MKESTLARLQQLMTVREEAEALSQGEARGFVPLADWLDEGSTLTLLLDVPAVEPGTLEMQEDGGVLTVAGERASLPPEAGRLLLSERRAGRFSRTLAFPEAVVPGSGEASLQAGVLRVQFRKQHPTIDATYRELDDQDLQGETP; this is translated from the coding sequence ATGAAAGAATCGACCCTCGCCCGGCTCCAGCAGTTGATGACCGTCCGCGAAGAGGCCGAAGCCCTGAGCCAGGGCGAAGCGCGCGGCTTCGTGCCGCTGGCCGACTGGCTGGATGAAGGCAGCACGCTGACCCTGCTGCTGGATGTGCCCGCGGTGGAGCCAGGCACGCTGGAAATGCAGGAAGACGGGGGCGTGCTGACGGTGGCTGGTGAGCGTGCCAGCCTGCCCCCCGAAGCGGGCCGCTTGCTGCTGTCCGAGCGGCGGGCTGGGCGTTTCTCGCGCACACTGGCCTTTCCCGAAGCAGTGGTGCCGGGCAGCGGTGAAGCCAGCTTGCAAGCAGGTGTGTTGCGGGTCCAATTTCGTAAACAGCACCCCACCATTGACGCCACCTACCGCGAGCTGGACGACCAAGACCTACAAGGAGAAACACCATGA
- a CDS encoding RNA-binding S4 domain-containing protein, with the protein MTEEIRGPRDYGDQDTRDLQDILKIEGLVDTGGEAKFRIQNGEVRLNGEVETRRRRKVRCGDIIEIYDERIEVNW; encoded by the coding sequence ATGACCGAAGAAATTCGTGGCCCCAGAGACTACGGCGACCAAGACACCCGCGACCTGCAAGACATCCTAAAAATCGAAGGCCTGGTGGACACCGGCGGTGAAGCCAAGTTCCGCATTCAGAATGGCGAGGTTCGCCTCAACGGTGAAGTGGAAACGCGGCGGCGGCGCAAGGTCCGGTGCGGCGACATCATCGAGATCTATGATGAGCGCATTGAGGTGAACTGGTGA
- the miaA gene encoding tRNA (adenosine(37)-N6)-dimethylallyltransferase MiaA — protein sequence MSLSPIPVLTAPTASGKSALALELAQEFRLEIVSADAFTVYRGLDIGTAKPRAAERALVPHHLLDVVDVTENYGVSGWIAEAEAVITDLLERGRRPLVVGGTGFYLRALTQGLPLAPAADPKLRSQLEAELAERGLDALLADIAQVRPDQLERMERNPRRVVRALEVYRQSGQFPSDFGHQAPRFTAQVFAFSPPLSELEKRAEARTRQMLAAGWPAEAEWLAAQVAPDTTPLPTAWQALGYREALALAHGHRTLDEAAEQITLATRRYAKRQRTFIRTQLGAELLSPQEGHAALRDFLTTNVQ from the coding sequence GTGAGCCTCTCCCCCATCCCAGTCCTGACGGCGCCTACGGCCAGCGGCAAATCGGCCCTGGCACTGGAACTGGCACAGGAGTTCAGGCTGGAGATCGTCAGTGCCGACGCCTTTACGGTCTACCGGGGCCTGGACATCGGCACTGCCAAGCCCCGTGCGGCGGAGCGTGCCCTGGTGCCACACCACTTGCTTGATGTCGTGGACGTGACCGAGAACTACGGCGTGTCCGGGTGGATCGCCGAAGCCGAAGCGGTGATCACGGACTTGCTGGAACGGGGTCGCCGACCACTGGTGGTGGGCGGCACGGGCTTTTATCTGCGTGCGCTGACGCAGGGGCTCCCACTGGCTCCCGCCGCCGACCCCAAGCTGCGCTCACAGCTGGAAGCCGAGCTGGCGGAACGCGGCCTGGACGCGCTGCTGGCCGATATCGCACAGGTGCGGCCAGATCAGCTGGAGCGAATGGAGCGCAACCCCCGCCGGGTGGTGCGGGCGCTGGAAGTGTACCGCCAAAGCGGGCAATTTCCCTCCGACTTCGGACACCAGGCTCCCCGGTTCACGGCCCAGGTTTTCGCTTTCAGTCCACCATTGTCAGAACTGGAAAAGCGAGCAGAGGCCCGTACCCGGCAGATGTTGGCTGCTGGGTGGCCCGCCGAAGCCGAGTGGCTGGCCGCGCAGGTGGCCCCGGACACCACACCGCTGCCTACCGCCTGGCAGGCGCTGGGCTACCGTGAAGCGCTGGCCCTGGCGCATGGTCACCGGACACTGGACGAAGCTGCCGAGCAGATTACCCTGGCCACCCGCCGCTACGCCAAGCGGCAGCGCACCTTTATCCGCACACAACTGGGCGCGGAGCTGCTCAGCCCTCAAGAGGGTCACGCGGCCTTGAGGGACTTCCTGACCACCAACGTTCAGTAG